One genomic window of Geoanaerobacter pelophilus includes the following:
- a CDS encoding methyl-accepting chemotaxis protein yields MFKFLDKAAFSKGMDGSVPEAESFEPKKVFPFASWGESLALVAEKLQKLSGTTEVEFLSIGARLHDFYARAGSIDHLSSDVAAQVGGEDIQEAIDRLVTLLNKVQEYLVDSEREAGQDCESLRKVLLLLEQVVEPLNSFGTINKVLRMLGISTKIESARLGNSAAGFDTIAADVANLSVQVLDKSQTILVQQTALSNTIRKTLEGVERIKTEQLLQVRGILDRIRANLETLKEINSNCSVIASVVANASSEISRSMSGVVTSMQFHDIVRQQIEHVETALTEVHQMLSSGEPGNIDVAVETSDICELQAAQLRQAGSEISDAVRSIIENLSSIAVKESHTAAKTRDMAGVADKAGSSFFSDMEEDLKRIAASFVSNAEANKSITTAMSSVAGTIGEIVNYVGDIEHIGEEIELIAMNAQIKAARTGDVGAALGVLAEAIQRLSVEAQEQTGNVSKTLLAVTDTTEHLFHDVGEDAAALDKEVDSIVNELDSVLRTLLYLNESIIGKVLGLESEVLSFSSDIESTTSSITVHELMVDGLADAIGCLDSIVGEVGSLIPLDLAKGKTERLKELATRYTMHSERKVHAGFTGTDLFDASTNTTDDLDDNVELF; encoded by the coding sequence ATGTTCAAATTTCTTGACAAGGCTGCTTTTTCGAAGGGAATGGATGGGTCAGTGCCTGAGGCTGAGTCTTTTGAACCAAAGAAGGTGTTTCCGTTTGCCTCGTGGGGGGAATCTCTTGCTTTAGTGGCTGAAAAGCTGCAGAAGCTCTCTGGAACGACAGAGGTTGAATTTCTCTCAATTGGGGCCAGGTTGCATGATTTTTATGCCAGAGCCGGTTCCATTGATCACCTTTCTTCGGATGTGGCAGCTCAGGTTGGTGGCGAAGATATTCAGGAAGCGATAGACCGCCTCGTGACACTGCTCAATAAGGTGCAGGAGTATCTTGTTGATTCTGAGAGGGAAGCCGGACAGGACTGTGAATCGTTGAGGAAGGTACTGCTTCTTCTGGAGCAGGTTGTGGAACCGCTGAATAGTTTCGGTACTATCAATAAAGTTCTGCGGATGCTCGGCATCTCAACCAAGATTGAGAGTGCCAGGCTCGGTAACAGTGCTGCCGGCTTTGATACGATAGCCGCTGATGTTGCCAATTTGTCGGTGCAGGTGCTGGACAAATCTCAAACAATCCTGGTCCAGCAGACTGCGTTGAGCAACACCATTCGAAAAACATTGGAGGGTGTGGAGAGAATAAAGACCGAGCAGCTACTGCAGGTGCGGGGAATTCTGGATAGGATTCGTGCAAATCTCGAAACTCTTAAGGAGATCAACAGCAATTGCTCTGTCATTGCCTCTGTTGTTGCCAATGCTTCTTCTGAAATTTCACGAAGCATGAGTGGCGTTGTTACTTCCATGCAATTTCACGACATTGTGCGTCAGCAGATTGAACATGTCGAAACTGCGCTGACAGAAGTGCATCAGATGCTGTCATCCGGAGAACCTGGTAATATTGATGTTGCCGTGGAGACATCCGACATCTGTGAACTCCAAGCGGCTCAATTGCGTCAGGCCGGCAGCGAAATCTCTGATGCGGTTAGAAGTATTATTGAAAACCTTTCCTCGATCGCTGTTAAGGAATCGCATACTGCCGCTAAGACCCGTGATATGGCCGGAGTTGCCGACAAGGCGGGCAGCTCTTTTTTCAGTGACATGGAAGAGGACTTGAAGAGAATAGCTGCCTCGTTCGTAAGCAATGCTGAAGCCAATAAATCGATAACTACCGCGATGTCGAGTGTTGCCGGCACTATCGGCGAGATTGTCAATTATGTCGGTGATATCGAGCATATTGGTGAAGAAATCGAGTTGATTGCCATGAATGCCCAGATAAAGGCTGCCCGAACCGGTGATGTCGGCGCAGCTCTGGGAGTGCTTGCAGAGGCTATACAGCGACTTTCTGTAGAGGCCCAGGAGCAAACCGGTAATGTTTCTAAAACGCTGCTTGCCGTAACTGATACCACGGAACACCTTTTCCATGATGTCGGTGAAGATGCGGCAGCATTGGACAAGGAAGTTGACTCAATTGTAAATGAACTGGATTCAGTACTGCGTACGCTTCTGTATCTCAATGAAAGCATCATTGGAAAAGTGCTTGGCCTTGAGAGTGAAGTGCTGTCGTTTTCCAGTGACATTGAAAGCACAACAAGTTCTATAACCGTTCATGAGCTCATGGTTGATGGACTTGCCGATGCTATTGGTTGCCTGGATTCGATAGTCGGCGAGGTCGGATCACTGATTCCGCTCGATCTGGCCAAAGGGAAAACAGAACGGCTCAAAGAGCTGGCAACTCGCTATACGATGCACAGTGAACGTAAGGTCCATGCAGGGTTTACCGGCACAGATCTGTTTGATGCGTCAACGAACACCACTGA
- a CDS encoding response regulator: MKTLIVEDDFISRKILKEILAPYGELDIAIDGEEAVKAFRMACDEGVGYDLICMDIMMPNMDGQESLKLIRSIEKERGIHEGNEVKVVMISALGDPKTVVEAFYRGGATSYLVKPIGKQKLLSELRNFGLIR, translated from the coding sequence ATGAAAACATTGATAGTTGAAGATGATTTTATTTCACGCAAAATTCTTAAAGAAATACTGGCCCCTTATGGAGAGCTGGACATTGCCATTGATGGTGAGGAAGCGGTTAAGGCATTTCGTATGGCATGCGATGAAGGGGTTGGTTACGATCTTATATGCATGGACATAATGATGCCGAATATGGACGGGCAGGAATCGTTGAAGCTGATTCGGTCCATTGAAAAGGAAAGAGGCATTCATGAAGGCAATGAAGTGAAGGTCGTTATGATCTCTGCGCTTGGCGATCCTAAAACTGTTGTTGAGGCGTTTTATCGTGGAGGAGCAACATCCTATCTTGTCAAGCCGATTGGAAAACAGAAACTTCTGAGTGAATTGAGGAATTTCGGACTTATTCGTTAA
- a CDS encoding response regulator → MNFTSIKVLLVGTEDDCNLIRNALHAVDAPGLDLDWVCTFSEGQASLAAKQHDICLVDYSLDAKTGVEFVQDAIKEGRALPFIIFSSRNGSLMAEALNAGAMDYLSRDELQPAILWRALRYAIDRNKIAKHIPLAFTESADTNNNKARLIAQLSHEMRTPMNGVVGMLDLLEDTELTMKQKEYLAHARTAANSMISMIDRVLDVTPNGIQPDLLEKPVKSVNQGCYKVLLADDSKVTRKVFAHLLEKNGHRVVAVGDGYEAVSCYMKEPFDIILMDLQMPKMNGQNAAKLIRNNELSTKTHTPILALTATESSEDIDQCLQAGMDGYLHKNVTASELLTALAGYVKPSADLSGKSDSPEGAVSPGDGSDLETVLARLVDAFQQRDEGLFEKCSFRLKALALQADMSHLADEAFRIQLAFRRGDMKKVTMLLTSLNNIVKAKKTEKGFKIDMH, encoded by the coding sequence ATGAATTTTACGTCGATAAAGGTTTTGCTTGTTGGCACTGAGGATGATTGCAATCTCATCCGCAACGCCTTGCATGCTGTTGATGCTCCGGGACTGGATCTTGATTGGGTTTGTACCTTTTCTGAAGGACAGGCATCGCTGGCTGCGAAGCAACATGATATCTGCCTCGTTGATTATTCTCTAGATGCAAAAACCGGAGTTGAATTCGTCCAAGACGCAATCAAGGAGGGGAGGGCGCTACCCTTCATTATTTTTTCCAGCCGGAATGGCAGTCTGATGGCAGAAGCTCTCAATGCTGGGGCTATGGACTATCTGTCACGAGATGAGCTACAACCTGCCATACTCTGGCGGGCGTTACGTTATGCGATCGACCGTAATAAGATTGCAAAGCATATTCCTCTAGCTTTTACAGAATCAGCCGATACTAACAATAACAAGGCTCGACTCATTGCCCAGTTAAGCCATGAAATGCGCACCCCGATGAATGGAGTTGTTGGAATGCTTGACCTTCTTGAAGATACAGAGTTGACGATGAAACAGAAAGAATATCTGGCTCATGCACGAACTGCGGCAAACTCAATGATTTCCATGATTGATCGCGTTCTTGATGTCACGCCAAACGGTATTCAACCAGATCTGTTGGAGAAGCCGGTTAAGAGCGTTAATCAAGGCTGTTACAAAGTGCTGCTTGCTGATGACAGTAAGGTTACCAGGAAGGTATTCGCTCATTTGCTAGAGAAAAACGGCCATCGGGTCGTGGCTGTTGGTGACGGTTATGAGGCTGTCTCTTGTTACATGAAGGAACCCTTCGATATCATCCTCATGGATTTACAAATGCCCAAGATGAATGGGCAAAATGCTGCTAAACTTATAAGAAATAACGAATTGTCAACTAAAACGCATACCCCGATTCTGGCACTGACAGCTACAGAAAGCAGTGAAGACATTGATCAGTGCTTGCAGGCCGGTATGGATGGCTACCTTCACAAAAATGTTACTGCATCTGAGCTGTTGACGGCCCTGGCAGGGTATGTGAAACCTTCTGCTGATTTATCCGGTAAAAGTGATAGTCCGGAGGGTGCGGTTTCCCCTGGAGATGGCTCTGATCTGGAAACTGTGCTTGCACGCCTGGTAGATGCTTTCCAGCAGCGGGATGAAGGGCTTTTTGAGAAATGCTCGTTCAGGTTGAAGGCTCTTGCGCTGCAAGCTGACATGTCGCATTTGGCAGATGAAGCTTTCAGGATCCAGCTGGCATTTCGCAGGGGAGATATGAAAAAAGTGACTATGCTGTTGACGTCACTCAATAATATTGTCAAAGCAAAAAAGACTGAAAAAGGTTTCAAAATAGATATGCACTAA
- the rdgC gene encoding recombination-associated protein RdgC yields the protein MGILSNTVSICQFMVVGNVPASEVFEWASTNLARVGFTPIDHSVAELSAGWVHVDDHRENSFAVPAAFWRDHYLVFTLRQDKRSIPTVLLRSNLQLEEREFLAANPGYTKVPKQKKEELREAVRTKLLARVLPVPSTYDAVWDTDSNILTLATVGSKAVEQFETLFKKTFEGLRLVVIHPYSRAERLLLPETLAQLAKANKANSDAVLDLIKSNRWLGWDFLLWMMYRTMNESSEYRVSQPGPAVVDESFVAYLNDRMVLGVSGENGVQKFTASGPMEQFAEVRTALKSGKLINEATLYLERGELSWKMTLKGEQFQFASFRSPQVKEEKDNTVDAVSEREALFYERMYVLELGLQLFDSLYLAFLELRLGSEWDAELKKINSWLDES from the coding sequence ATGGGGATTTTGTCTAATACCGTAAGCATCTGTCAGTTCATGGTTGTTGGGAATGTCCCAGCATCTGAAGTTTTTGAGTGGGCCTCGACAAATCTTGCCAGGGTCGGGTTTACTCCCATAGACCATAGTGTCGCAGAGCTTTCCGCGGGATGGGTTCATGTCGATGACCATCGCGAAAACAGTTTTGCAGTGCCGGCGGCATTCTGGCGCGATCATTATCTGGTGTTCACGCTTCGCCAGGACAAGCGCAGTATTCCGACGGTTTTGCTCAGATCCAATCTTCAACTCGAAGAACGAGAGTTTTTGGCTGCAAATCCAGGTTATACCAAGGTTCCGAAACAAAAAAAGGAAGAGTTGCGTGAAGCTGTGCGTACTAAGCTTCTGGCCAGAGTGCTGCCTGTTCCGTCGACGTATGACGCTGTATGGGACACCGACAGTAATATCCTTACCCTTGCGACCGTCGGTTCCAAGGCAGTGGAACAGTTTGAAACCCTTTTCAAGAAGACCTTCGAAGGGCTCCGCCTGGTTGTTATCCACCCCTATTCCCGTGCTGAGCGTCTGCTATTGCCAGAGACCTTGGCTCAGCTTGCCAAAGCCAACAAGGCAAATTCCGATGCGGTCCTGGATCTGATAAAGAGCAATCGATGGTTAGGCTGGGATTTCCTGCTGTGGATGATGTACCGAACCATGAACGAATCATCGGAATACCGGGTAAGCCAGCCTGGCCCGGCAGTGGTCGATGAATCTTTTGTTGCTTACCTGAATGACCGGATGGTGTTGGGAGTTTCCGGGGAAAATGGCGTACAAAAGTTCACGGCCTCAGGACCGATGGAGCAATTCGCTGAAGTGAGAACAGCTCTCAAGAGCGGCAAACTGATCAATGAAGCAACCCTTTATCTGGAAAGAGGGGAGTTGTCATGGAAGATGACCCTGAAGGGGGAGCAGTTTCAGTTTGCCTCATTCAGGTCGCCACAGGTCAAAGAAGAGAAGGACAATACCGTTGACGCGGTAAGTGAGCGAGAAGCTCTATTCTATGAGCGGATGTACGTACTTGAACTTGGGCTGCAGCTTTTTGACAGTCTGTACCTGGCATTTCTCGAACTGCGCCTTGGCAGTGAATGGGATGCTGAGCTCAAAAAAATCAACTCATGGCTCGATGAGTCGTAA
- a CDS encoding cyclic 2,3-diphosphoglycerate synthase, giving the protein MKRKRIIIMGAAGRDFHNFNCCYRNNRSARVVAFTAAQIPYISDRRYPAQLAGALYPQGIPIYPEDRLHELIQRLKADQVVFAYSDISHDKLMHLASGVLACGADFTMIGPDATMLRSRVPVISVCAVRTGCGKSQVVRYLCDILRNRGVSPVVVRHPMPYGNLSDQVVERFATAADLDRFHCTIEEREEYEHLLEHGATVYAGVDYQRILSLAEQEAAVIIWDGGNNDLPFFRPELEIVVVDPLRPGHETSWYPGEVNLRRGHLIVINKVNAADPAAVTAVTIAAQAANPSALLVRTASEISVPDAERIAGRKVLVIEDGPTITHGSMPSGAGLAAALRFGAASVVDPRPWARGSLKEVFTSYPHIGPVLPALGYSAAQVEDLKETIAAVPCDLVLAATPIDLSSLLETTRPIIRVTYNIAEEEGEPLKAAFWQFLDKLNLS; this is encoded by the coding sequence GTGAAACGGAAACGGATCATTATCATGGGGGCAGCCGGTCGCGATTTTCATAATTTCAATTGCTGCTATCGCAATAATCGTTCTGCTAGGGTGGTCGCTTTTACTGCAGCCCAGATCCCGTATATCAGCGATCGTCGCTATCCGGCGCAGCTTGCCGGAGCCCTGTATCCGCAAGGGATACCTATTTATCCCGAAGACCGCCTGCATGAGCTGATTCAGCGCCTGAAAGCGGATCAGGTGGTTTTTGCCTACAGCGATATTTCGCACGACAAGCTTATGCATCTTGCCTCGGGCGTCCTGGCGTGCGGTGCTGATTTTACTATGATTGGACCGGATGCAACCATGTTGCGGAGCAGAGTGCCGGTTATCTCGGTATGCGCCGTTAGAACCGGTTGCGGCAAGAGTCAGGTCGTTAGATATCTCTGCGATATCCTCCGTAACCGCGGAGTCAGCCCAGTTGTTGTTCGCCACCCCATGCCTTATGGCAACCTTTCAGACCAGGTCGTAGAGCGGTTTGCCACGGCAGCCGATCTGGACCGTTTCCACTGCACCATCGAGGAGAGAGAGGAGTATGAACATCTTCTGGAGCACGGAGCAACGGTTTACGCCGGAGTGGATTATCAGCGGATACTCAGTCTGGCGGAACAGGAAGCGGCTGTTATCATCTGGGACGGCGGGAACAATGATCTGCCGTTTTTTCGACCAGAGCTGGAGATTGTGGTGGTGGACCCGTTGCGCCCGGGGCACGAGACGTCCTGGTATCCCGGAGAGGTCAACCTGCGGCGTGGTCACCTGATTGTCATCAATAAGGTGAACGCTGCTGACCCGGCAGCAGTTACAGCAGTAACAATTGCAGCACAGGCGGCTAATCCGTCTGCTTTGTTGGTGCGGACCGCGTCTGAAATATCGGTGCCGGATGCGGAACGAATAGCAGGCCGGAAGGTGCTGGTGATAGAGGATGGCCCGACAATAACCCATGGCTCAATGCCTTCCGGGGCAGGGCTGGCTGCGGCACTCCGTTTCGGCGCTGCATCGGTTGTTGATCCCCGGCCTTGGGCGCGCGGTTCATTGAAAGAGGTTTTTACCTCATATCCCCATATTGGGCCGGTGCTCCCGGCATTGGGCTACAGTGCTGCTCAAGTTGAAGATCTTAAAGAGACAATTGCCGCAGTTCCTTGCGATCTGGTTCTTGCTGCTACCCCTATAGACCTCAGCAGTTTGCTGGAAACGACCCGCCCGATAATACGAGTTACCTACAATATTGCCGAAGAAGAAGGTGAACCGCTCAAAGCAGCATTTTGGCAATTCCTTGACAAGTTGAACCTGTCCTAA
- a CDS encoding proline dehydrogenase family protein, translated as MLAPSLNDRIIARGKKLFIAIQDEKPSLFDSSTWVGKVLEWAMKDEHFKSQLFRFVDVFPVLKSSERLTSHIREYFGDGEQLPPVLTAGLKTAGMLGSFGGALLGKALSANIHGMARQFVIGETTEEAVRTIEHLRGAGFASAVDLLGEATLSHQETQHYIDVYLELLSALQAASHNWRPFLGEVSAHHLDWGHAPQINVAVKPSALYCVADPRDFEGSVAAIVKNLETIVAAVRKVNGFLCIDMESTRMKNITLEVYRRVKLAHPDYPYLGVALQSYLRDTDRDLAELLEWSQLQEIAIAIRLVKGAYWDYEMIKAGQNSWLPPVWLLKAETDAAFERQARLILENHEQCHFACASHNIRSIAAVLEFAEELAVPASRFEFQVLYGMAEPVRKVLQRETGRIRLYSPYGKMVPGMGYLVRRLLENTSNESFLRRSFAENDELEQLLEDPVITAERYRNLQTSDSGATSGLFKNEPTADFTKIELRKQFPQRLNDIRAKIPVTAPLFINGRDVMTDARFASVNPALPEEILGTVHRADRTHAADAVASALTAFPSWRDQPASKRGAILQKAASYARRHLVELAAWQVLEIGKQWDQAYADVSEAIDFLEFYSQEAIRLAKPQLLSNAPGELNFLNFEPRGIAAVIAPWNFPLAISCGMTAAALVTGNCVVYKPSSLTPLTGRQLVEIYTAAGVPPGVFNYLPGSGDDIGDYLSAHPDINLIAFTGSAEVGLAICEKAARRHPEQKGIKRVICEMGGKNAAIIDEDADLDEAIPHLLQSAFGFQGQKCSACSRVIILESIYQEFTNRFVAAAAALRIGPAEDPGCFLGPVADQAQQQKILDYIQIGKKEGTVLYESTKPESGYYVPIVILGDIKPEHRVAQEEIFGPVLSVMRAKDFGAALAIANASKYALTGAVFSRSPANLERAAREFRVGNLYLNRGCTGALVERQPFGGFGLSGGGTKAGGKEYLLQFLNPRVVTHNTVRRGFAPTE; from the coding sequence ATGCTAGCTCCCTCCCTTAATGATCGGATAATAGCACGGGGCAAAAAGCTTTTTATTGCCATCCAAGATGAAAAGCCGTCACTGTTCGATTCCAGCACCTGGGTCGGCAAGGTGCTTGAATGGGCAATGAAGGACGAGCACTTCAAAAGCCAGTTGTTCAGGTTTGTCGATGTCTTTCCGGTATTGAAAAGCAGTGAGCGGCTCACCAGTCATATCCGGGAGTACTTCGGCGATGGCGAGCAGCTCCCGCCTGTACTCACTGCCGGCTTGAAGACCGCAGGTATGCTGGGGAGCTTCGGAGGGGCGTTACTCGGCAAAGCCCTGAGCGCCAATATCCATGGTATGGCTCGCCAATTCGTTATCGGCGAGACGACCGAGGAGGCTGTCCGCACCATCGAACACCTGCGCGGAGCCGGTTTTGCAAGCGCTGTTGATCTGCTCGGAGAGGCAACACTCTCCCATCAGGAAACGCAACATTACATCGATGTCTACCTGGAGCTGCTCTCGGCGCTGCAGGCAGCCAGTCACAACTGGCGCCCTTTTTTGGGGGAAGTCAGTGCTCACCACCTGGATTGGGGGCATGCACCGCAGATCAACGTTGCCGTCAAACCTTCAGCACTCTACTGTGTGGCTGACCCGCGCGATTTTGAAGGGTCTGTAGCGGCGATTGTTAAAAACCTCGAAACCATCGTAGCTGCAGTCAGGAAGGTTAACGGCTTTCTCTGCATCGACATGGAATCGACCCGGATGAAGAACATCACTCTGGAGGTGTATCGCAGAGTGAAACTCGCACATCCGGATTATCCCTATCTCGGAGTAGCCCTGCAATCATACCTTAGAGACACTGATCGGGACCTCGCCGAACTTCTGGAGTGGTCGCAACTCCAAGAGATCGCCATTGCCATCCGTCTTGTCAAAGGGGCTTACTGGGACTACGAGATGATAAAGGCAGGCCAAAACAGCTGGCTGCCGCCGGTATGGCTGTTGAAAGCTGAAACCGATGCTGCATTTGAACGACAAGCGCGACTGATACTCGAAAACCACGAGCAGTGCCATTTTGCCTGTGCCAGTCACAATATCAGGTCGATTGCCGCGGTGCTGGAATTTGCCGAGGAGTTGGCAGTACCGGCAAGCCGCTTTGAATTTCAGGTGCTCTACGGCATGGCAGAGCCAGTCAGGAAGGTACTGCAGCGAGAGACCGGCCGGATCCGCCTTTACTCACCTTACGGTAAGATGGTTCCTGGCATGGGATACCTGGTGCGCAGGCTTCTGGAGAACACCTCGAACGAATCATTTCTCCGGCGAAGTTTTGCAGAAAATGATGAACTGGAGCAACTGCTTGAGGACCCGGTCATTACTGCGGAGCGATACCGCAACCTTCAAACTTCCGACAGTGGAGCCACCTCAGGGCTCTTCAAAAATGAGCCGACTGCCGACTTTACAAAAATAGAGCTGCGGAAACAATTCCCGCAGCGATTAAATGACATTCGCGCCAAGATACCTGTTACAGCACCCCTCTTCATAAACGGGAGAGATGTCATGACCGACGCCCGGTTTGCTTCTGTGAACCCGGCACTGCCGGAGGAGATACTCGGCACGGTACATCGGGCAGACAGGACCCACGCGGCTGATGCAGTGGCATCGGCACTAACTGCTTTCCCTTCCTGGCGTGACCAACCAGCCAGCAAACGAGGGGCAATACTGCAAAAAGCCGCTTCCTATGCTCGCCGGCACTTGGTGGAACTGGCCGCCTGGCAGGTGCTGGAGATAGGCAAACAATGGGACCAGGCCTACGCCGATGTAAGCGAAGCCATAGATTTTCTTGAATTTTATAGCCAGGAGGCGATACGCCTTGCCAAGCCACAACTGTTAAGCAATGCGCCTGGAGAGCTGAATTTTCTTAACTTTGAGCCACGTGGGATTGCAGCAGTTATCGCTCCGTGGAATTTTCCGTTAGCCATCAGTTGCGGCATGACCGCTGCTGCCTTGGTGACCGGCAACTGTGTTGTTTATAAACCGTCAAGTCTGACGCCGTTGACCGGTCGCCAACTGGTGGAGATTTACACTGCAGCCGGCGTGCCTCCGGGCGTATTCAACTACCTGCCGGGTAGTGGTGATGATATCGGTGATTACCTGTCCGCACACCCGGATATCAACCTGATTGCCTTTACCGGTTCGGCCGAGGTGGGACTGGCTATCTGCGAGAAAGCGGCACGACGTCATCCTGAGCAAAAGGGGATAAAACGGGTTATCTGTGAAATGGGCGGGAAAAATGCTGCGATTATCGACGAAGATGCCGATCTGGACGAGGCCATTCCGCACCTGCTCCAGTCAGCCTTTGGGTTTCAGGGGCAGAAATGCTCGGCCTGTTCGCGGGTGATTATACTGGAAAGCATTTACCAGGAGTTCACCAACCGCTTTGTTGCCGCTGCTGCGGCTTTGAGAATCGGCCCGGCAGAAGACCCCGGCTGTTTCCTGGGTCCGGTCGCCGATCAGGCGCAACAACAGAAAATCCTCGACTATATACAGATCGGCAAAAAAGAAGGCACCGTTCTTTATGAAAGCACGAAGCCAGAGTCAGGGTATTATGTGCCGATTGTCATTCTAGGGGATATTAAACCCGAGCACAGGGTAGCCCAGGAGGAGATCTTCGGCCCGGTTCTTTCAGTGATGCGCGCCAAGGACTTCGGAGCAGCACTGGCTATTGCCAATGCCTCGAAATATGCACTTACCGGCGCGGTTTTCAGTCGTAGTCCGGCAAATCTGGAACGTGCAGCCCGTGAATTCCGGGTTGGCAACCTTTACCTTAATCGCGGTTGCACTGGCGCTCTGGTTGAGAGGCAACCATTTGGAGGCTTTGGCCTTTCCGGCGGGGGGACAAAGGCAGGAGGTAAAGAATACCTGCTCCAGTTCCTCAACCCACGGGTGGTGACACACAACACCGTGAGACGAGGCTTTGCGCCGACGGAATGA
- a CDS encoding cytidylate kinase family protein — MPIITISREMGTGALSIAKDVAKKLKYTLVDGSKISELGSKYGLSPEILERVDEKPPVYITAEDRQQAAYLNEIELIILDLARKGNVIIYGRGGQDLLSGLSNVLRIRFIAPFEERVEMLAEREWMDPDLARHLIRKSDHQRGGFIHFYFNRDWNDPLGYDLIYNTSNLTPAWIVDSIVAAAKDPRFKDAAPTSRELIDNIIINKRVETALLESQEIEYLHFNIESDHGVVTLSGHVHSEDERKSALSIISKVKGVSRVNDQLQVANVSPKIRE, encoded by the coding sequence ATGCCAATAATTACCATCTCTCGTGAAATGGGCACTGGTGCCTTAAGCATAGCTAAGGATGTAGCTAAAAAGTTAAAATATACACTTGTAGACGGGTCCAAAATATCTGAATTAGGCAGCAAGTACGGCCTTAGTCCGGAAATTCTTGAACGGGTTGATGAAAAGCCTCCGGTGTACATTACCGCCGAGGACAGGCAGCAGGCAGCCTACCTGAATGAAATTGAGCTGATTATCCTCGATCTTGCCCGTAAGGGGAATGTGATTATTTACGGGCGAGGAGGGCAGGATCTTTTGAGCGGCTTGAGTAATGTCCTCCGCATTCGTTTTATCGCACCGTTTGAAGAGCGGGTGGAGATGCTTGCTGAGCGCGAATGGATGGATCCGGATCTTGCCCGTCATCTGATCAGGAAAAGTGATCATCAACGTGGTGGGTTTATTCATTTTTATTTCAACCGGGATTGGAATGATCCTCTCGGTTATGATCTGATCTATAATACGTCGAATCTAACGCCGGCATGGATCGTGGACAGCATTGTCGCAGCTGCAAAAGACCCGCGTTTCAAAGATGCCGCCCCCACCAGCCGCGAGCTTATTGACAATATCATTATTAACAAGCGGGTTGAAACCGCGCTACTGGAATCACAGGAAATTGAGTATCTTCATTTCAATATAGAATCAGACCATGGGGTCGTTACTCTTTCAGGCCATGTCCATTCTGAAGATGAGCGTAAATCCGCACTGTCGATTATCAGCAAGGTAAAAGGGGTGAGTCGGGTCAATGATCAGTTGCAGGTGGCGAATGTTTCTCCTAAGATTCGTGAGTAG
- a CDS encoding MgtC/SapB family protein: MAIELSLDIAVKLMLASILGGIIGLEREVHGRPAGFRTHLLVSLGSCLFVITSVSFYLKFGNLTGQGPLGVDPSRVAAQVVTGIGFLGAGAIIREKASIRGLTTAACLWVAAAVGVAVGVGMYSTSVLVTSLAVLNLVFLKKLENRLKKDTYFRIIVWTDDLEGQTTRVEQMLTACKMEIVTLVIEKDLAQKSVLLEIDVKSRSREECGRLTDQLSLLEGVTKIRLE; this comes from the coding sequence ATGGCTATTGAACTGAGCCTTGACATAGCGGTAAAACTGATGCTTGCTTCGATACTCGGAGGCATAATCGGTTTGGAGCGCGAGGTTCACGGACGGCCTGCCGGGTTTCGTACTCACCTGTTGGTATCTCTTGGGTCCTGCCTGTTCGTTATCACGTCGGTTTCATTCTATTTGAAATTCGGTAATTTGACCGGTCAGGGGCCATTGGGCGTCGATCCGAGCCGTGTTGCCGCACAGGTAGTTACTGGAATCGGTTTTCTCGGCGCCGGAGCAATTATTCGGGAGAAGGCATCAATTCGCGGCCTAACAACCGCAGCATGTCTTTGGGTGGCTGCAGCAGTCGGAGTGGCTGTTGGGGTCGGGATGTATTCGACGTCGGTCTTAGTCACGTCACTTGCCGTTCTTAATCTGGTTTTTTTGAAAAAGCTTGAAAACCGCTTGAAAAAGGACACCTATTTCAGAATCATTGTCTGGACTGATGATCTCGAGGGACAGACTACTCGGGTAGAACAGATGCTAACTGCATGCAAGATGGAAATTGTTACTCTGGTAATCGAGAAGGATCTTGCGCAGAAGTCTGTGCTTCTGGAAATCGATGTAAAGAGCCGGTCCCGCGAAGAATGTGGTCGTCTTACTGACCAACTCTCTTTGCTTGAAGGGGTCACAAAGATACGACTTGAATAA